In the Phaseolus vulgaris cultivar G19833 chromosome 7, P. vulgaris v2.0, whole genome shotgun sequence genome, one interval contains:
- the LOC137828370 gene encoding alpha-xylosidase 1-like, which yields MLSSHTLPPLLSLSFLLLTCFLYVVAEEPNLSNKIGQGYRLISIKNAPDGTLVGLLQVKQKNNIYGPDIPLLRLHVKQETENRLRVHITDAEKQRWEVPYNLLPREQPLSVKQNTEWSWSWSRKKNNLISLSNSSELVFSYTSDPFSFAVKRKSNGDTLFDSSSNEFNTLVFKDQYLEISTKLPKDVSLYGLGENTQPHGMKLYPSDPYTLYTTNVSAINLNTDLYSAHPVYMDLRNEGDEPYAHGVLLLNSNAMDVFYRGTSLTYKVIGGVFDFYFFAGPTPLNVVDQYTSLIGRPAPMPYWAFGFHQCRWGYHNLSVVEDVVDNYKKAKIPLDVIWNDDDHMDGHKDFTLNPTNYPHSKLLDFLDKIHSIGMKYIVIIDPGIAVNSSYGVYQRGMANDVFIKYEGEPFLAQVWPGAVNFPDFLNPKTVSWWVDEIRRFHELVPIDGLWIDMNEASNFCSGKCRIPEGKVCPSGTGPGWICCLDCKNITSTRWDEPPYKINASGVQAPIGFKTIATSAVHYNGVLEYDAHSIYGFSQSIATHKALQGLQGKRPFILSRSTYVGSGKYVAHWTGDNKGTWEDLRYSISTMLNFGIFGVPMVGSDICGFYPAPTEELCNRWIEVGAFYPFSRDHANFYSPRQELYQWESVAESARNALGMRYKLLPYLYTLNYEAHNSGAPIARPLFFSFPSYTECYDLNTQFLLGSSLMVSPVVEQGKTQVKALFPPGTWYSLFDLTQTIVSKDGNYVTLDAPLHVVNVHLYQNTILPMQQGGMVSKDARMTPFSLIVTFPAGATDGVAKGKLFLDDDELPEMKLGSGFSTYIDFHATVKEGNVKVWSEVQEGKFALDKGWVIDTIKVLGLSRNGTLTEIEIDGEKQMNILSVEVSTSQHNYLFGHGDGDKILMVGLKRLNIPLGKNFAVTWKMGS from the exons ATGCTTTCTTCTCATACTCTCCCacctcttctctctctctctttccttCTTCTTACTTGCTTTCTGTATGTAGTTGCAGAAGAACCAAACCTTTCTAACAAAATTGGCCAAGGCTACCGTCTCATATCCATTAAAAATGCCCCTGATGGTACCCTTGTTGGCCTCCTCCAAGTTAAGCAGAAGAACAATATCTATGGCCCTGACATTCCCCTTTTACGATTACATGTGAA GCAAGAGACTGAGAACCGTTTGAGGGTACACATCACTGACGCAGAGAAACAAAGGTGGGAGGTTCCTTACAACCTTTTGCCGAGGGAGCAACCACTGAGTGTGAAACAAAACACTGAGTGGTCGTGGTCGTGGTCGAGGAAGAAGAACAACCTAATATCACTGTCAAATAGCTCTGAGCTTGTATTCAGCTACACTTCAGACCCGTTTAGTTTTGCAGTGAAAAGAAAGTCTAATGGGGATACTCTTTTTGACTCCAGTTCCAATGAGTTTAACACATTGGTCTTCAAGGACCAGTACTTGGAAATTTCTACCAAATTGCCCAAAGATGTTTCTCTGTACGGTTTGGGGGAGAACACACAGCCACATGGGATGAAGCTGTACCCAAGTGACCCTTACACTTTGTATACCACTAATGTCTCAGCCATTAATCTCAACACTGATTTATACAGCGCACACCCTGTGTACATGGATCTCAGAAATGAAGGTGACGAGCCTTATGCACATGGAGTTCTGTTGTTAAATAGCAATGCAATGGATGTGTTCTACAGAGGAACCTCTTTGACCTACAAGGTTATTGGAGGAGTGTTTGATTTTTACTTCTTTGCTGGACCCACGCCTCTGAATGTTGTGGATCAGTACACTTCCTTGATTGGTAGACCAGCTCCAATGCCTTACTGGGCCTTTG GATTCCACCAATGCAGATGGGGCTATCATAATCTATCTGTAGTAGAAGATGTGGTCGACAACTACAAGAAGGCTAAAATCCCACTCGATGTGATATGGAATGATGATGATCACATGGATGGCCACAAGGACTTCACACTCAATCCAACTAACTACCCTCATTCCAAGCTTTTAGACTTCCTCGACAAAATACACAGCATTGGCATGAAATACATTGTGATCATTGATCCAGGAATTGCTGTTAACTCCAGTTATGGTGTGTATCAAAGGGGTATGGCTAATGATGTTTTTATCAAGTATGAAGGTGAACCCTTTTTGGCTCAAGTTTGGCCAGGAGCAGTAAATTTTCCTGATTTTCTCAATCCAAAAACAGTTTCATGGTGGGTTGATGAGATCCGTCGCTTCCATGAACTAGTCCCTATTGATGGTCTATGGATTGACATGAATGAAGCTTCAAATTTCTGTTCGGGAAAGTGCAGAATTCCTGAGGGAAAAGTGTGCCCAAGTGGAACAGGACCTGGTTGGATTTGTTGCTTAGATTGCAAAAACATCACAAGCACAAGGTGGGATGAACCTCCCTACAAAATTAACGCTTCAGGAGTACAGGCTCCTATAGGCTTCAAAACTATAGCCACTAGTGCAGTTCACTATAACGGTGTTTTGGAGTATGATGCTCACAGCATCTATGGTTTCTCTCAATCAATTGCAACTCACAAGGCTCTTCAGGGGCTTCAAGGAAAAAGGCCTTTCATATTGTCCCGCTCCACTTATGTGGGTTCAGGCAAATATGTTGCTCATTGGACTGGTGACAATAAGGGCACATGGGAGGACTTAAGGTACTCAATATCCACAATGCTCAATTTTGGAATATTTGGGGTGCCAATGGTTGGTTCAGACATATGTGGTTTCTATCCAGCTCCCACAGAAGAGCTTTGCAATCGATGGATTGAAGTTGGTGCCTTCTACCCTTTCTCAAGAGACCATGCAAACTTCTACTCCCCAAGACAGGAGCTTTACCAATGGGAATCAGTAGCTGAATCTGCTAGAAATGCTTTAGGTATGAGGTATAAGCTCCTCCCTTATCTATACACATTGAACTATGAGGCACATAATAGTGGAGCACCAATTGCAAGGCCTCTTTTCTTCTCATTTCCAAGTTACACTGAATGTTATGACCTCAACACGCAGTTCTTACTAGGGAGCAGTCTAATGGTTTCTCCTGTGGTAGAGCAAGGAAAAACACAAGTTAAAGCCCTTTTCCCTCCTGGAACGTGGTACAGTTTGTTTGATTTGACACAGACAATTGTATCAAAAGATGGGAACTATGTTACCCTTGATGCACCTCTGCATGTGGTCAATGTGCATTTGTATCAGAATACCATTCTTCCAATGCAACAGGGTGGAATGGTATCTAAGGATGCTAGAATGACACCCTTCAGCCTCATTGTGACCTTCCCGGCTGGTGCAACTGATGGAGTAGCCAAAGGGAAGCTTTTCCTTGACGATGATGAGCTTCCAGAAATGAAACTTGGAAGTGGCTTTTCAACCTACATTGATTTCCATGCAACTGTCAAAGAAGGAAACGTGAAAGTTTGGTCAGAAGTTCAAGAGGGCAAGTTTGCTCTAGATAAAGGTTGGGTTATTGACACAATAAAAGTGTTGGGATTAAGCAGAAATGGAACACTAACTGAAATTGAGATTGATGGAGAAAAACAGATGAACATCTTAAGTGTGGAAGTTAGTACAAGTCAACATAATTACTTATTTGGACATGGAGATGGAGATAAGATATTGATGGTAGGATTGAAGAGATTGAATATTCCTCTAGGTAAAAATTTTGCTGTCACCTGGAAGATGGGATCATAA